From Persicobacter psychrovividus, one genomic window encodes:
- a CDS encoding response regulator transcription factor, with protein MMESIQHKVLVVDDEEDIRDLLEYNLKNAGYAIETAADGIEAVERARVFKPDLILLDIMMPNMDGIEACRQLRNNPEIDQALIVFLTARSEEYSEVAAFDMGANDYIIKPVKPRALKRRIEALLERTSPKTMDAQDVLTFPSLRIDKTSYTVETHGEKLPLPKKEFELLYTLAQSPGKILSRDELLRDIWGTDVYILPRTVDVHVRKVREKIGNDLIVTIKGVGYKFNDNIN; from the coding sequence ATGATGGAATCAATACAACATAAAGTTTTGGTAGTGGATGATGAAGAAGACATCCGCGATTTACTGGAGTATAATTTAAAAAATGCAGGCTATGCCATTGAAACTGCGGCAGATGGGATCGAAGCCGTTGAGCGTGCGAGGGTGTTCAAACCAGATTTAATTTTGCTTGATATAATGATGCCGAATATGGATGGCATTGAGGCTTGCAGACAACTGAGAAATAATCCTGAGATTGATCAGGCATTGATTGTATTTTTAACAGCGCGTTCTGAAGAGTATTCAGAGGTTGCAGCCTTCGATATGGGGGCAAACGACTATATTATCAAACCTGTGAAGCCACGTGCGCTTAAAAGAAGAATAGAAGCCCTCCTGGAGCGTACTTCTCCCAAAACGATGGATGCGCAGGATGTATTGACGTTTCCCTCGCTACGCATTGATAAAACGAGTTACACCGTGGAGACGCATGGAGAAAAGCTGCCGCTTCCAAAGAAAGAGTTTGAGTTGCTTTATACACTTGCGCAATCACCAGGAAAAATACTCTCAAGGGATGAGTTATTAAGGGATATCTGGGGAACAGATGTGTATATCCTTCCTCGAACTGTGGATGTGCACGTGCGGAAGGTTCGTGAGAAGATTGGCAATGACCTGATCGTGACCATTAAAGGGGTAGGCTATAAATTTAATGATAACATAAATTAA
- a CDS encoding helicase associated domain-containing protein: MEKISKASNHQYWDAKWIERYEELKAFYEEHGHSKVPHGDAKFSKLYLWCKNQRRFSRTRSVFSQEKRDLLEAINFDWGYRTADKFEENIGKLIDYKEKYGTTHVSQTLWPRGSDLYKLSRFVNEQRRLYKENRMPLDRIKRLEDIGFSWNVLEDYWEKMFLKMKRFYKKHGHFNVPTSEKKLYAWMYNQIKRTRTPLQLQALESINFPFELKRERLKNALSEMEKIDIKRQASEFKSRKRQERIENEMLEEL, translated from the coding sequence ATGGAAAAAATCTCAAAAGCCTCAAATCATCAATATTGGGATGCCAAATGGATAGAGCGATATGAAGAGCTAAAAGCTTTTTATGAGGAACATGGGCACTCTAAAGTGCCTCATGGTGATGCCAAGTTTTCAAAATTATATCTGTGGTGTAAAAACCAGCGAAGGTTCTCTCGTACCCGCTCGGTTTTTTCCCAGGAGAAGCGTGATCTTTTGGAAGCGATTAATTTTGATTGGGGTTACCGAACAGCCGATAAGTTCGAAGAGAACATTGGTAAGTTGATCGACTATAAAGAAAAATATGGGACGACGCACGTTTCCCAGACCTTATGGCCCCGTGGTTCTGATCTTTACAAATTGAGTCGGTTTGTGAATGAACAGCGCAGATTGTATAAAGAAAACAGAATGCCGCTGGATCGGATCAAGCGCCTTGAGGATATCGGTTTTTCGTGGAATGTACTGGAGGACTATTGGGAGAAAATGTTCCTCAAAATGAAACGCTTCTACAAGAAACATGGCCACTTCAACGTCCCTACTTCTGAGAAGAAGCTTTATGCATGGATGTATAATCAAATTAAGCGGACACGAACGCCCCTTCAGTTACAGGCACTCGAAAGTATCAACTTTCCATTTGAACTGAAAAGGGAGCGTTTGAAAAATGCGCTCAGCGAAATGGAAAAGATTGATATTAAGCGGCAGGCCTCTGAATTTAAAAGCCGAAAACGGCAAGAACGGATCGAGAATGAAATGCTTGAAGAATTATAA
- a CDS encoding replication initiation protein, protein MNITDRSVAGIKNYKIVKSNKLINSKHTLSPLQWRLILLTAAQIRKDDTEFNECCIGLRELFDLKKGDKISDKYNQAREAAVGLTNSSVYIQKGKHWVAFPFVTKAEGNEGEDFIKIRFAQEMKPFFLQLNAGEYTAYKPINCWGFVSGHSFRLYELLIQYFPNINKRNFTLDSFKNLLNVEDKYKRFSDLKRRVIEPAVHDINSYEPSGMFVEYEIKRRGRSVTDIIFYMSKKGNALVSDAAAAEMGKVNIEEPAANQAALNFDKVSAEEVVPIPNLSEDEEILAAIGFKAKNKAEQQKALEAISHLIRQYGLIQVHKKVFVVQQAANVSSPIGYLTMALKDDYQLKEPAKATAKASDAQSAYVQNKQKEQQARTAKVLHKKKQDAISKEFDKFWKDLCFQYLNENIFGQYPNYVAYLNSDASAYERKFLEEWNKNKPSAEAKKYFGRWIIGQIGTKEHQAYLKEGVKYYAQKHHDFDWDAL, encoded by the coding sequence ATGAATATCACTGATCGTTCCGTAGCAGGAATAAAAAACTACAAAATTGTTAAGTCGAATAAGCTTATCAATTCAAAACATACATTGAGTCCTTTGCAGTGGCGTTTGATATTATTAACTGCTGCTCAGATTCGCAAAGATGACACCGAATTTAATGAGTGTTGCATTGGTTTACGTGAACTTTTTGATCTTAAAAAGGGAGATAAAATATCGGATAAGTACAATCAGGCTCGTGAGGCAGCTGTAGGGCTGACCAACTCTTCTGTATATATTCAGAAAGGCAAGCACTGGGTGGCTTTTCCGTTTGTAACTAAGGCGGAGGGGAATGAAGGAGAAGACTTTATCAAGATCCGATTTGCGCAGGAAATGAAGCCATTTTTCCTGCAGTTGAATGCCGGAGAATACACCGCATATAAGCCAATAAATTGTTGGGGATTCGTTAGTGGTCACAGTTTCAGGCTTTACGAGTTACTGATTCAGTATTTTCCAAATATTAATAAAAGGAATTTCACCCTTGACAGCTTCAAAAATTTATTAAATGTTGAGGATAAGTATAAGCGATTTTCTGACCTTAAACGGCGGGTGATTGAGCCTGCTGTTCATGATATCAATTCTTACGAACCCTCTGGGATGTTTGTGGAATATGAGATCAAAAGACGTGGACGATCAGTAACGGACATTATCTTCTATATGTCCAAAAAAGGGAATGCTTTAGTTTCTGATGCTGCTGCCGCTGAAATGGGCAAGGTGAATATTGAAGAGCCTGCTGCTAATCAGGCTGCGTTGAATTTTGATAAGGTGTCCGCCGAAGAGGTTGTGCCAATCCCTAATCTGTCGGAGGATGAGGAAATTCTTGCTGCCATAGGGTTTAAGGCCAAAAATAAGGCTGAACAACAAAAGGCGCTTGAGGCTATTTCTCATCTAATTCGCCAGTATGGCCTCATTCAGGTACATAAAAAGGTCTTTGTGGTGCAGCAAGCCGCTAATGTCAGTAGCCCTATTGGGTATTTAACGATGGCCTTAAAGGATGATTACCAATTGAAAGAGCCCGCAAAAGCGACTGCGAAAGCTTCGGATGCCCAGTCTGCTTATGTGCAAAATAAGCAGAAAGAACAACAGGCGCGGACCGCAAAAGTGCTGCATAAGAAAAAACAAGATGCGATTTCGAAAGAATTTGATAAATTTTGGAAGGATCTCTGTTTTCAATATTTGAATGAAAATATTTTCGGGCAGTACCCCAATTATGTGGCTTATCTAAATTCAGATGCCTCTGCTTATGAGCGTAAATTTTTGGAGGAATGGAACAAAAATAAGCCCTCAGCAGAAGCGAAGAAGTATTTTGGCAGATGGATTATCGGGCAAATTGGAACCAAGGAGCATCAGGCATATTTGAAAGAAGGTGTTAAATATTATGCGCAGAAGCATCATGATTTTGACTGGGATGCCTTATAG
- a CDS encoding HAD family hydrolase, translating into MIDPKIKTIAFDADDTLWVNETIFDATQERFFKLLEQYVPEEVLRKHLFQTEIKNLKYFGYGVKGFILSMIETAVELTEGLVRGGDIQQIIDWGREMIEHPVENIEGVEQALKTLSQHYQLMVITKGDLLDQESKLARSGLADYFDKVEIVSDKTAAQYQEILNRHDIKAEEFLMIGNSLKSDVLPVLEIGGQAVHIPFSSTWEHETVAPAEESHHQIVAFASVTEFVKTIG; encoded by the coding sequence ATGATAGATCCAAAAATAAAAACGATAGCCTTTGATGCTGATGATACGCTGTGGGTGAACGAAACCATATTCGATGCCACACAAGAACGTTTTTTCAAGCTTTTGGAACAGTACGTTCCTGAAGAAGTGCTGCGGAAGCATTTGTTTCAAACGGAAATCAAAAACCTCAAGTATTTTGGTTACGGTGTGAAGGGTTTTATTCTTTCAATGATTGAAACTGCCGTTGAACTTACCGAAGGTTTGGTAAGAGGAGGGGACATTCAGCAGATCATTGACTGGGGGCGAGAAATGATTGAACATCCCGTTGAAAATATTGAAGGCGTTGAGCAGGCCCTAAAAACCCTCTCTCAGCACTATCAACTCATGGTTATTACCAAAGGTGATTTATTAGACCAAGAAAGCAAGTTAGCCCGTTCAGGGCTGGCAGATTATTTTGATAAGGTTGAAATTGTATCAGACAAGACCGCGGCACAGTATCAGGAAATACTCAACCGTCATGATATTAAGGCGGAAGAGTTTCTGATGATTGGCAATTCTTTGAAATCGGATGTTCTTCCCGTTCTTGAAATCGGTGGCCAAGCGGTACATATTCCATTTTCAAGCACTTGGGAACATGAAACAGTAGCTCCTGCTGAGGAAAGCCACCATCAAATTGTTGCTTTTGCTTCTGTTACAGAATTTGTGAAAACAATTGGATAA
- a CDS encoding TetR/AcrR family transcriptional regulator: MISRTKKSLILQRAINVIAAKGYDGASTRAIAQSANVSQGMLNYYFGSKEAILNESIVMYQKRVSDLMNSCKSEDLTAQSFTENCIALLELFIELRPLLKVVQIEQHLNARPMLCARAIGVTESILAGLNEQLLKVTLKYNIDLRISPTFFVSIIYSAILNFALSGKAIFHFPNQTIEESGQSDSPHFIANLKKMIDESVLNTDLSVVDN, from the coding sequence ATGATATCGAGAACGAAGAAGTCACTAATTTTACAACGAGCCATAAATGTAATTGCTGCCAAAGGTTATGATGGAGCATCAACTCGAGCGATTGCGCAGAGTGCCAATGTAAGCCAGGGAATGCTGAATTACTATTTTGGCTCCAAGGAGGCGATTCTCAATGAATCCATAGTAATGTATCAGAAAAGAGTCAGTGACCTGATGAACTCCTGTAAGTCTGAAGATCTGACCGCGCAGTCTTTTACAGAGAATTGTATTGCACTGCTGGAGTTATTTATTGAATTGCGGCCATTGTTAAAAGTGGTTCAGATTGAGCAACATCTCAATGCGCGGCCAATGTTGTGCGCTCGGGCAATCGGTGTTACAGAATCAATTCTTGCAGGCCTGAACGAACAATTGCTGAAGGTTACCCTGAAATATAATATAGACCTGAGGATAAGCCCCACTTTCTTTGTGTCGATCATATATAGTGCAATACTCAATTTTGCATTAAGTGGTAAGGCGATCTTCCATTTCCCGAATCAGACAATTGAAGAATCAGGTCAAAGCGATAGTCCGCATTTTATTGCCAATCTTAAAAAAATGATCGATGAATCGGTATTGAACACAGATTTAAGTGTCGTCGATAACTGA
- a CDS encoding DUF5723 family protein, whose translation MKYFLFLIMAFGAFYNTHAQNQQTLYQFDPQSNATAFQMNPAFIPAAKFTIGLPISQLNIQGRFGLKPTDIGTYDQETQTLNINANNYKIRSGEDFENRFSGNFTPIFIAYSNGKTAFSFSAGTRFYAQHQVSQSLIDLAINGNGFTEEELAGGQYTKVTTGNISTSNIVYGQASMGFGRKIGERLTIGLKGSFLWGMYNVSTNDMSVTIESDARANRNKVHSSDGVINTSNISDNSAHGDEILSAISPNGNYGVAIDLGINYQLTEKVTISAVVKDMGAIQWDQQTEEITFSKSAIDQNGIDLDRFLNIKSESDGSDVDFLEEVTDQFEEVLQLDSVQNKKHTATLPIRNMISIDYQLSKRHRVGLTSINEFHQGSWNAGISTFYNFYLGSAFSMIVNWTAINNSYDNIGAGFRWNIGAVQLYMLTDNILAPLRPHQTNNFALSTGINLQFGRKKMKVKNWED comes from the coding sequence ATGAAATACTTTCTATTCCTCATTATGGCTTTTGGAGCGTTCTACAATACTCATGCTCAAAATCAGCAAACCCTCTATCAGTTTGACCCTCAGAGTAATGCAACAGCTTTTCAGATGAATCCTGCATTCATCCCCGCTGCCAAATTCACCATCGGGTTACCCATAAGCCAATTGAATATTCAAGGGCGTTTTGGACTGAAACCCACTGATATTGGCACCTATGATCAAGAAACGCAAACGTTGAACATTAATGCAAACAATTATAAAATAAGATCAGGGGAAGATTTTGAAAACCGTTTCTCAGGAAATTTCACGCCCATATTTATTGCTTATTCCAATGGGAAAACGGCATTTTCTTTCAGTGCTGGTACCCGATTTTACGCACAGCACCAAGTTTCGCAATCCCTCATCGACCTTGCCATTAATGGCAATGGCTTTACGGAGGAAGAACTTGCTGGCGGTCAATATACAAAAGTAACGACAGGAAATATTTCCACCTCTAATATAGTTTATGGGCAAGCATCGATGGGTTTTGGAAGAAAAATAGGCGAACGCCTGACCATCGGGCTGAAAGGTAGCTTTCTTTGGGGCATGTATAATGTGAGTACCAATGACATGAGTGTGACCATTGAAAGCGATGCCCGTGCCAACCGAAACAAGGTGCATTCCAGCGACGGGGTGATCAATACCTCCAATATTTCTGACAATTCCGCGCATGGTGACGAGATTCTTTCCGCCATTTCTCCAAATGGAAATTATGGCGTAGCCATAGATTTGGGAATCAATTATCAGCTGACCGAAAAGGTGACCATCAGTGCTGTCGTTAAAGATATGGGCGCTATCCAATGGGATCAGCAAACAGAAGAAATTACTTTTTCAAAAAGTGCAATTGACCAAAATGGAATTGATTTGGATCGCTTCCTGAATATCAAGAGTGAGTCTGATGGCAGTGATGTGGATTTTTTAGAAGAAGTTACCGACCAATTCGAGGAAGTTTTGCAATTAGACTCCGTCCAAAATAAAAAGCACACTGCAACCTTACCGATCAGAAATATGATCAGTATTGATTACCAGCTATCCAAGCGGCACCGCGTAGGCCTAACCTCCATTAATGAGTTTCATCAAGGATCATGGAATGCAGGTATCAGCACTTTCTATAATTTTTACCTTGGCTCAGCCTTTTCCATGATTGTCAACTGGACAGCAATTAATAATAGCTATGATAATATTGGCGCAGGATTTCGATGGAATATTGGAGCGGTACAACTTTACATGCTGACAGATAATATACTTGCGCCACTGCGACCACACCAAACCAATAATTTTGCACTATCTACAGGTATAAACCTGCAGTTTGGTCGTAAAAAAATGAAGGTTAAGAATTGGGAGGATTAA